CAGGGCGTCTGAACCGGGCAGCGAACTCCCCCAGTTTTCGATCTGGATAATGCCGTATCGATGCTGCGTTTGTGCAAGGAATGCCCGGTGGTTTTGATTCATCACCGTGAGGTCGTAATGCCTTCGAACCATTTCGGCAATATTAGGGTCCTGTTCCACCACCGTGATGTCCTGTTTGCCGGATGCCATGGCGCAAAGGATTCCCAAACCGCCGTTTTTCTGGATTACCAGCACCTCTTCATCTGCCGGGTTTAATTCATGCCCCGTATAAGCGAGCGTATATTTTACGAACTCGGCATCTTTGGAAGAATTTAAATGGTACAACGCAAAAGGGCTGTCGCCGTCTTTGAATAAAGCGCTTTGACCGGGCAGCGGACCTGAAAATTTTAGGCTCAACCCCGGCGCAAATCGAACAAACCGGCTTGTAACATGGTCAATTCTGCCATGAAGGCCGGTCAGGGTTTCCGCTACGTGAGTGTCCGGATATTGAAGCGTCTGGCGGATCGCTTTGTATGGTGAAGGCGGTATGGAAACGAGGGAGTCGCCGCCAGGCATGATGAGAAAAGCAGCAACACCCAACACACACGCGCCGAAAGCTGGGAGAGTGCATTTACTCCAAGACGAAAGGCGGTTGCCGGAAAGCCGGCTCCACACGGATTTTAAGGCAGCGAAAAGAACGACCAAAAGGGGCGCCATCCCTGCGAAAACAATCAGACGGCCTTCATCCCAATAAGGCAAGAGCAGTGCCGGAATTACCGCACCGAGGGCCGAGCCTGCCATACTGACAAAATAGACGATGCCGGACTGATGCGGAACCGAAGTGTACGCAACGGAAATGACAAAGCCTGCGAAAAAGAAAGGCATGGCTGCCAATACGTAGGACAACAATAGATAGCCTATCTGAACGATTTCAAGGGTCAGTCTGAAGTAATCAAGCGGAATGTGGTTCAACATCAGCAAGGAGACAATTACGGAGACGGTATAGAGGATGACACAAAAGGATATCGCTCCATTAGATGACAGCCTTCGGATCGGGAATTTTTGAGAGGTGTCGACGAGTTGAAGCACGACCCCGCTGGCGGCAAAGCCGAAAAGTGCAATACTGATCACCATAAAGGTAAGATGGTTCCACTGGCTGATTGAATAAATTCGGGCGAGCAGTATTTCAAAGGTGATGGAAGATAGCGACAGCATGAAAACAGATAGATGAATCATAGTGCCTTACCTGGGGGCATCATCGGTCGCAGAAGGGGACCGATCCATGGCATAGCCGGTCATGGGAACAAACAAAACCCCTGTGATTTGTCTGACCGTATAATTCTCAGCCAGTTTGGTGACCAGGGTGAGGTTTTGGTATCTAAACGGGTTTCCCAGGGGCAGAATCAGCCTTCCGCCGTCTTTTAGTTGTTGCAGGAGTGGCGGGGGTATATGATCGATGGCCGCCGTAATCATGATCGCATCAAATGGCGCGGCATCCTTCCATCCGAAATATCCGTCGCCCAGTCGACTTTTGATATTGGTATACGGCAACGACTGCAGGATTCGGTTTGCCTGGTTAAAAATGTTTTCCTTAATTTCAATGCTGTATACTTCCTTTACAATTCTGGAAAGCACGGCTGCCTGATAGCCGGAACCGGTTCCAATTTCCAGAACACGGGCATCTTCGGAAAGCTTAAGGCCCTCCGTCATAAGGGCAACGACATAGGGCTGAGAAATCGTCTGGCCTTCCCCAATGGGAAGCGGCCGGTCGGCATATGCCTGGTGCTGAAGCGACTTTGGAACAAAATGGTGCCGTGGGACTTCTGTCATGGCTGCAAGGGTTTGCGGGTCCGTAATCCCCCGTGCGCGGATCTGGTCGGCGACCATTTTTTCTCTTGCCAGTCGAAATTGGGGACTGTCTTCTATGATATCAGCGAGGATCAGATCAGGCAGGAAAAGGAGGAAGATGAGTAAACAGATTCTTTTCATCAGGCTGCTCCTGTATAAACCCTGTAACAACGGGGTAAATGTAATCCTTCATAACATAAAATGGCTAAGTTGTCAGGTTCTGAGTTATACAGGAATAAATAAGGACAAGGCGTTGCCGGTCAATATTATTGTTTTAAACCCTTTAGAAAAATGATACATACAAACAAACCGACACCCCTTAATTCGGCTTTAACAGGTTGAAAAAAATGAACAATGTAAAGGTTTCCATTATTATCCCGGTCTTCAATGAAGCCTCCACCATCGGCGGTCTTGTTCAAAAGATCAAAACGCTTCATCCTGATTATGAAATCATCGTCATCAACGATGGATCGGGGGATGATACTGCCGCTGTTGCGGGCAAATCAGGGGCGACGGTTTACAATCACCCCTACAATATCGGCAACGGGGCTGCCATCAAAAGCGGCATAAGGGTTGCGAGGGGCGATGTTCTGGTCTTTATGGATGGGGATAACCAGCATGAACCGGAAGATATTGCAAAATTACTTGAACATTTTCCTGCC
This Desulfobacterales bacterium DNA region includes the following protein-coding sequences:
- a CDS encoding protein-L-isoaspartate(D-aspartate) O-methyltransferase yields the protein MKRICLLIFLLFLPDLILADIIEDSPQFRLAREKMVADQIRARGITDPQTLAAMTEVPRHHFVPKSLQHQAYADRPLPIGEGQTISQPYVVALMTEGLKLSEDARVLEIGTGSGYQAAVLSRIVKEVYSIEIKENIFNQANRILQSLPYTNIKSRLGDGYFGWKDAAPFDAIMITAAIDHIPPPLLQQLKDGGRLILPLGNPFRYQNLTLVTKLAENYTVRQITGVLFVPMTGYAMDRSPSATDDAPR